The Cryptomeria japonica chromosome 6, Sugi_1.0, whole genome shotgun sequence genomic interval gctgattgattgtttgcttgatttgaatgattgggatgatgattgataagtgatccttGAATGATTGGAATGATCTCTTTTATGCTTCATTGGTGAAAGGGTCACCACCCTTCATTAGAATTGAGCCACCACCCTTCATTGCTACCtttgaaaataataaattattttccaaGTTCATCTTCCTTGGATGTACTCCTTAAATGAAACTTTCTCCCCTTTATATCTTACAATGTGAgagagagtcacacctcttcatcatgtctgcCCATTTGCAATGGTCACAacttttcacaattaccaccctttgaaagagtcaccaCGCTTCATCATTCCTGCCCTTTGAGAGAAAGACAACCTTTCATAATTATCccttttgaaagagtcacttcctcATTTCCTTCCCATTCCTTCTTCCATTTATCCTTCCTTAACTTCTATGCTCCATTCTTTTTTTCCTTCCTCCATTCCATATCCTTTTATACTTTCATATTCTATTGAGGAGACACATCTCTTTGGAAAGAGACATCCATTTAAAGGGTCACGTCTCCTTATTGCTCTCTTTATTattcaaatcagatctgcacttctcaatAGAGATTAAATTGCTacttcaaatgaagttctcttctctcttttagttttatacctcatgtttgagggagtaacaacttttcatttcatgccttttgaccttaattaaattttaattatttttcttttatattttaatttactatCAGTATTTATTATTAAaacctatttcaaaatggggacattacaactaTAACCTGTGTCCATGAAGGTAGTTAAGGCATCCTAGCATATCTTTTTTCTTTGCCTTGAAGATGGGCCACACACACTGGTTGCTGTGAATTTCCTATCAGAAGAACTTGAGTTCAAGCTGCATTGTTTGCTAGTTTTCAATTTCATTTATAAGTTTTCCTCTGCAACTTTGCTGATTATAGACAATGTGCAGACCCACCTGCTGCCATGCAACACCTATAAAGTCAACAACAGATCGTTGAGTTGTTTTCCATATCCAGTTGATAATGTCATCAAAAGTCCTCCTATCTATTTTTGTTTCCTACAATATTATTATATCCAATTTATGTGTGTAATTAGCACTGCTTCAGCAACATATGTTTGGAAGGATGTTGAGGCCTCaccaattctatgatattataatcacGTGGAGGAATTTTGCCTGCTGCTGAGAATAAAAGGTTTATCTCCtcttttcagatttgtcttctttGCCCCTCCTACATTATTTTCTTCTGTTCCAATTTCATATTCCAGGGCTATCTTTGGGATCTTTTCACTCACCTTTACTAGCTTTGTTGATTTGGCCTCTGCTTGCTTCTGCCCAGTCTCCATATGTCTTGTGTGTCCCTTGCTCTCAATTGCTCCTTCCCGCTTGATTCTTATATGTGTTCTTCTCCTGCTTGCTCCTCTGTTCTATCTGCTTTGAATTTATTAACCACAATATTCCTTAAGGTAAGGGCTGAGGCATGAATCCCTGATAAATGAAGGGCATCGGTTTTTAACTGCAGCCTTTTGGGGATTTTTGGATACCCTTAACACAATCTGCTACAGATTGATTATAAGTTTATTGCTTCAGAAGAACAGTATGAATAAACTACTTGTAAGTTGATTTTCAAATTTCAATAAAGATAATGCTTTTACTGTTTGACACAATCTAATTGCATTTCAATTGCAATTTAGGACATGCCATTTGACATAatctatgtgcaatttgatttcAATTCAAGGCATGCCCTTTTTACATAATCTGCCTGCAATTTGGTTCTAGTTAAGCTACACTTTTACCTAAACTACTTGCAATTTGATTTCCAAGTAAGGCACACTTTTTAACATAATCTATTTGCAATTTGACTTTCAGGCTGCAAATTTCCAATTCATGAGCTCTGCAAAAATTTCAGGAAAACAATTGAAATTGACATACATACATGCTCAAAAGGCCAACAGGACCATGTTGGATGgcagtttggtatttgatccatcTAACAAGCTCTCAGCTAACTATAGTTTCATGGCTGGGAGTGGGCAGCTGAAATACTCTTATATTCATCAAGGAGACAGGACATTTGAGCCAGCCTATGATTTTAAAACCAATTCTTGGAATTTTTCGATGTCCCAGAAGGTCTATGGAGCTGATACTCTTAAGACTTCATATGATACTTTTAACAAGCGGCTTGGGTTGGAATGGACTAGAGAATCAAAAGATGCAGGTTCTTTTAAGGTAaattttttgatctttattgtttcATTGTAGAGGGGGGAATACTTCCACAAGCATAGAATAAAGTGGATTGAACAAAGTAATACGGAAATACATGTTAAAATATGAGAACCtgtgcaaataatctaaaaagtcaAAGTATAGAATAATTGGCGAATCTTTCTGGTTCAGAAGAGAACATATACATGTTAATGTTCAAGGAAACATATTGAATTTAATTTTAGCATACGTAAATTGCTGCAAATCTAACAACTTTATATACCTTTCATATCAAATTTGTCTAATTTTTATAGAAAATTTGCTGATTGGCTAATCTTTTTTCTTCTGAAAAATTAGTCAGTTGACTCAAAAGTAGCTTAAAAGTTTTGCTGGATCCCACATGCAGGAGTTGCAAATCCACAACCATATAGTCCCTTAAGACAAATGTTTGAATGGAGAATATAAAATTTAAATCAACAAGCAAATAACTGTTAATTGTAGTTTTAGCTCACAAGCAAGTTTGCTTCATGAATTAGCTTCTTGGTATGTGGTTGGTGGCAACTGTTGTTTGATGATGAGTTTAAATGCCACTGAGGCAAGAGTCTGCAAATATCAGAAGCATGGCCTGAAGACCAGTATTATTTCTGAAAATGAGAATTCGAGGATTTATCATAGCCTAGcctctttttattttaatttctagCGATGGTAAATTCATTTCATGTTACTCTTGATACCCCATCTTTCTCTTTAGCACTTATGTATTCTCTTGAATTTTTTTAAAGCTAAAGTGCTCATTAATACAGTTTTATCTATAATATTGTGTAGAGCTAAACTTAAAAAAATGAGCGTTCGACTGGAGACTTTGTAGCTTAATTTCATGTGTCCATAATATGGTAGAATTTAAGCATTCTATATGATCCATTTCCACATATCTCTATCAGTCTGCTAACGTAGATGAAAGTATGTATTTTCTTTTGAAGTACCTATTCAAATGTGTATGCCTTTCTACAAATGTCTATTGGCAGAAATTTAACTATGTTATGCTTGATTCCTCTGGGCTACATTGTGTAAGGTGTTTGGGGCATATTCTTGTGTTCTATGTTAGTCCATGGATCTTGAATTGCTGGAGGATGTGAACTGTGGCTGGCATATGCATCTTAATATATTATAAAATGAGGGAGCAAAGCAATGCATATAATTTCTCATCTGTCTCTAAAAGGTTAAGCCATTACTTTGTCAGAGGTTATGGAGAGTGAGAAGGTTACGTGAGAGTCTATAACTACAGTTTACTGTGGAATTTGCAACTTGGAAAAAATCAACTGTATATCAGCACAAATTTGTGGGTGTTTACTTTTTCTATTATAAACTTTGCTTTTAGAAATATAAAATATACAAAAAATTGGATTGTGAAACAGTATGCAAAAACTCAACTGAGAAGTTTTTGACAAAGGAATTATGGAGGAAACATcttataaataaatagaataataggCATATACATATCCATACACATAAATGACAAATCTAATAGACATGAAGATAAATGTGTAAAAAAATAATCAATTGGAATGAATGTGCACACAATTTGTAGATTAGCATTGAGAATATCACACTATCATCTATCTTGAAATATGAACATTATGCAATACTTGTACAGTGCAGAGGCATTTTGTATTAAGAGGAGAATTTGTGGTGACCTTTGAGGAGTTTTTCTTTGTAATCATAAGAAGTGTAAAAATTAACTTATTTGATTCTGTAATTTGCTGCTAGAAATACGAAATGTTCAAAAGACATGAAATATGAAATGATATGCCGAATTTAACGGAGAAGTTCTCGACAAGGGAAACATGGAGGAAACTTTTCCTATATAAATATAATAGAAGGCATGCACATAACCATACCCACAAATCTGATAGACATAGTGAAGATAAATGGGAACAAAATTATTAATTGAAATGAATATATAAACCATTTGTAGATTAGCATAAAAATTTCTCATGTTATCAGTTATCTTGAAATATGGAAACTAGGAAACTTGTACAATGCAAAATCATCTCACATCAAGGGGACAATCTGTTTGACTGTTGAAGAATTTTCTTGGTAACAAAGGAAGTTTGAAAATTTAATTCAACATTGAAGAGTAGTCAAAGATTTAATTCTGTTGTGACAGATCATCTTTGGTCAACATTCTCATCTGTTTATTTGCTCATAAGAGCAATTTACCAATCCCTAGATAGTACAACCTTTGCATCTAACCAGAGGACACTTGAATTTTACGGTGAGCATTGATGGGATTTTTTTGGTAATCAACATAAGTGTGAAACTTATATTTCTACCTGGTCAGTGGTTGATGCAACCTTAGAAATATTGATGCATGGAGTTTTGTGTAGACTTGCTTCGGGAGTGTAACCATGATTAGTAAAGTGTATATTTATTATTATCAGTCGACATTGCATATAACAGATCAAAATACTTGTTGAGAAAAACACTATGGCAAGATCAACTACTAAACTTTAAATCAtcgagaaaataaataaattaacaaatATATATAAATCTCACCACAACAAAGGGAAGAGAAGGTTTTTAAAGTGGGGGAAACTGTTTGACCGAAGAAAACCCCATATGCATTAATGAAGATGGCGACtcaaaatcttacaatgctcacAATCTCTCCACAATAAAAAAACATGAGTTTCAACATTAAAAGATAATTAAGTACTGCCATAAAGGAAAGGGATTGAGGACCTCTAGTTTATAGAGAATAAAAGAAGAGTTATGCTGGTAACTCCAAGCCTCAATTTTGCCACCTTTCTCTGGTGTGTGCTTCTGTGTCTTATTCCACATGACAAGACCCGTGCATGCACATATGTACAAAGTATAAGAGTTACACTCCAATCGTCTTTGCAAAGAATACAGTACTCCAATATTCCTTGTAATGAATATGGTAGAACATCTAAGAAAAGAGCTATACAACAAGGAATCTAAGCTAAAATacaaatgagatgtaggatattctaagttaataataataataatctcatCCACCTAAGTAGAGACAAAACCCACTCAAATGTTGGAAAAATCTGTTTATGAAAGGACAAAAAGGTTGAATGGGAATtttccataaaaaataaaaaataaaaaataaaatcaatcttTCCTGTTACCCTAGAAGCTAATAACTAGGACTCTAATGACCCGGGAAAGATTAATTCTAAGAATACTTCTGGTCATTCAATGATGGAGATGAGGACCTAGTTTCATGGTAAGGTATCAACTATCAAATTCACATTTTAATACTTGTCGAGAGAGTTTTACCAATTTGTAGAGTGCACATTATTTGCATGTAACTAGGTGACATTTGAGTTGCATGGTAACTATAGCTTTCTTGGAACAAAGCAAGGAAAAGGGAACTGCCATAAAAAATTGTGACATCAACTCATGGGAGGCACATGGACATCTTTTTGTACGATATATGATTACAAGATTTTTATCTTTTTGGGCATCAATAAAATCTGTTTTTCTCAAATCCTGCTTAGCTTACCAGATTTAATATGAACAATCTTGTCATCTGAAGGATCTTTGCCTCTGGTGATGAGAATCTGAGACAAGTTTTCTCATAGAACAATTAACACTACATAGTCACCAGAAGAGTCAATAACCGAAGAGTACTGACAGTTTCCATGCACAGGTTGAACAGGAACAGCTTAGTTCAGAAACATAATTATATAGAACTATATTATTACCACCTCTGTGCTGTTTCAAGGCTGGGCAGGAAAGGAGAGGAATTCAGATTGTACGTTGAACATTATTGTTTTCTTAATCAATATAAATTTAATGTCTTCACATTGACAGACAAAGTCCTGCTGGGAATCGAAAGATCTCTCTTTAAGTAAGAGCGTGGACACAAAATTGTAAATTTAACTGAGCAAAACAGATCTCAGATTTAGGGACCACAGTATCACCAAATTTGTTTGACCAGAATTACCAACAGAATAACCAGTTACCAAACAAGTAAATTAACACATACTAGGTGATATATCTCATTCAAAGCATAAATTAGCATGTCACTGTCTGCTTGGACAAATTTGATCTCCATCATCATTATCGAAGGGAACAATCTGGCCAAAGCATCAAGATTCTCTTTATTGTGAGCAGTATTGGAGTGAGGACTGTTGGGTCATTATCACCTCAACTAATAGTAGTGAGGGATTATAGTTGATGCAAATTATCCCAAGCTGGATAATCAGGACAGCATCTATTTGAGTTATTGAGGAAAGCAAACATTTGAACTCTTGGAAATTAGCCAAAAAACATCCATGCTTACTATACTGGACTAgatacatttgccatccctaataTCTCTCTAGTAACATCTCATGAGGGGTCATAAACTCGCTGTCTTCCTCTATCAACAAACTTCTACCTCAACCTCTTCAGAGGTGACCAGAAATCTTTGATGACCCTCCTCTGACACTTTTAACCTGCAAAGACACCTGCGAGATAACATAAAAAACACTGATTTGTATGATGAGGTATCTTCCTCTGGCTTGTTTCCTATAGGATATAGTGATCTCCCTATgatgcattttaaatttttttaatttttcactttaTATTTCACTACAGAATTCAAGTGGACATAATCAATCTAATTTTTTTCATTCATTTAGAGAAAGAAGCAATGGAAAACTGTCCTTCCAAATGTTAAAAAAAGATATCTTTTGAGGAAGGTCGACCATTTAACAACTGCTCTTCAAATAATTGCATCAAAAAAGATGAATTACTGGTTCAGGTAGGTTACATAGAATACTCAGGAACAGCTCACTAGTGAAGTCATACTTAACATGGAACCCCCTGGCAATTTATCCCATAACAATAACCATCAAAATTTTCTGGTTCCAAATAGGAAGATTGCATTATGTTACATGTATCTTCTTGACCAACTTTCTCATTAACATTAACTTAACTGTGTCCTCCATGTAATCTACCTGAACCAGTAATTCATTCTTTTGATGCAATAATTTCAAGGAGAGCAGTTGTTGACTGTTCAATTTTCCTCGAAGGATGTCACTTGTTCTGACATTTGGAAGGACAattttccattgctcttcttctaaATAAGTGAAAAAAAGATGGTTGAATTTATCCACTTAAATTCTGCAGTGACACATAAGGTGAGAAACAAGTACAACATTCACGAACATTTCCTACGTAGTTTCCCATCAGAATGGTCCATTTTGATATTCTGATGGTCCATTTTGATATGATGTTTGATTCAAAGAAGCATTATtcatttggggaattaatcggcaaaacagaagtataagattttttctaaaaaatcggcaaaaaatcggattaaaaaaaaaggtaaaaaaatatagaaaaagagACAGAATACTTTCTTTTTAAATTTAAGGGCATTGCCATAGCACAAAGATGTAGGTAGGTTGCCAAATTGGAATCAGAATCAGGGTAAGTGGGTACAATACATCGGTATGTCAAAATTTTTTGGAGGAACTCGGTACGTTCGGTACATCTGtacaaaaaacatattaaaaaataaatatatttttaaaattaaatatagtataaattaaatatattaaaaatgatataatatacattataaattaaaaataaatattattatatttacatttattaatggtctataaagatacgaatttataatttataatttttaaattatttatatttctaatttacaattttattaaattatataattattgtaTACAGtttaataaatgactaatataatatgtaataattttaattaacaaattattttacatatattaattaatattaaaaattaaataatatacattataaattaaaaacaaatattattatatttacatttattaatggtctataaagatacgaatttataatttataatttttaaattatttatatttctaatttacaattttattaaataatataattattctatatagtttaataaatgacactaatataatatataataattttaattaacaaataattttacatatattaattaatattaaaaactaaataatatatattataaattaaaaacaaatattattatatttacatttattaatggtctataaagatatgaatttataatttataatctttaaattatttttatttctaatttacaattttattaaattatatactTATTCTATATAGTTTAATAAATGACACTAATAtgatatataataattttaatttacaaattattttatatatattaattatatattaaaaattaaataatatacattataaattaaaaataaatattattatatttacatttattaatggtctataaagatactaatttataatttttaaattatttatatttctaatttacaattttattaaattatataattattctatataatttaataaatgacacactaatataatatacaataattttaatttacaaattatttaataatgttaattattaaattatttttaattatatattaaatatatagtaaataataatataaatgaatGTAAGGATTGTcgcttataatttttttataaatatgtaAAATTTATGATCCCCCAAATTAGATGTCATAGTTTTTAATTTAGGGTTCAGATTTGAATTTAAAGTTCTCGATAATATAAAGTTACCAAAAATAAGGAACCACGGAAAG includes:
- the LOC131064216 gene encoding outer envelope pore protein 24, chloroplastic isoform X2; protein product: MENTPPEKPIRKVTKGSIKSKYDVYSRAASATFSVNVGDLKLKTTCTDATFVKGPCLNGIVLGVEKPGFFMMDYDLPQKAANFQFMSSAKISGKQLKLTYIHAQKANRTMLDGSLVFDPSNKLSANYSFMAGSGQLKYSYIHQGDRTFEPAYDFKTNSWNFSMSQKVYGADTLKTSYDTFNKRLGLEWTRESKDAGSFKELQIHNHIVP
- the LOC131064216 gene encoding outer envelope pore protein 24A, chloroplastic isoform X1, with amino-acid sequence MENTPPEKPIRKVTKGSIKSKYDVYSRAASATFSVNVGDLKLKTTCTDATFVKGPCLNGIVLGVEKPGFFMMDYDLPQKAANFQFMSSAKISGKQLKLTYIHAQKANRTMLDGSLVFDPSNKLSANYSFMAGSGQLKYSYIHQGDRTFEPAYDFKTNSWNFSMSQKVYGADTLKTSYDTFNKRLGLEWTRESKDAGSFKVSASVNIDALNKSPKLIAERTWNIEI